DNA sequence from the Ovis canadensis isolate MfBH-ARS-UI-01 breed Bighorn chromosome 2, ARS-UI_OviCan_v2, whole genome shotgun sequence genome:
TCCTGGGGCAGCATGAGGCCCCTTATGAAATTGCTGGAGATCTCGGGACACGGCATCCCCTGGCTGCTTGGCACCCTCTACTGCCTGTCCAGGAGCGACAGTTGGGCCGGGCGCGAGGTGCTGATGAACCTGCTCTTCGCCCTGCTGTTGGACCTGCTACTGGTGTCCCTGATCAAGGGGCTGGTCCGCAGGCGCCGCCCGGCCCACAACCAGATGGACATGTTTTTCACTGTTTCGGTGGACAAGTACTCCTTCCCTTCAGGCCATACCACCAGGGCCGCCCTTGTGTCGCGCTTCATCCTGAACCACCTGGTGCTGGCCATTCCACTGAGGGTGCTGGTGGTGCTCTGGGCCTTCATCTTGGGTCTCTCCAGGGTCATGCTGGGGCGGCACAATGTCACCGACGTGGCTTTTGGCTTTTTTCTGGGCTACATGCAGTACAGCATCGTGGACTATTGCTGGCTTTCACCGCACACTGCTCCAGTCCTCTTTCTACTGTGGAACCAACCGTGacaccatctctttctctgtggcACCAGGACATCTGAAGGTTTCCACCCGTGATGATACTGACATAAACCAGCAGCCATCATGCCTGCCCCTCTAAGGACATTTCAGGTTTCCTTTTGGGATTTCAAGTGTCCTATCATcttaatgggagaaggcaatggcaatgggTTGCTAGGCTACAGCACAGTGCTGACCATTACTGATCACAGCCATattacagaaagcaaaaaaaaaaaaaaaaaatccctctattATATACTTATTAAATAACTCTTTATCACTCcaggaaaactttaaagaaacCAAGTTGGAGTGATTCTAATGTTGCTGCTTCTTAAAAGTTGACATCAGAAAATTTTGTAATCCTGTAAGTCAAGATATCACCTGTAAATTGAACtttgaaaaaaggaaagcaaCTTCATTCTGTAAATATATACATGGAAATGAGCCACATCCTTATCCTTTTCCTGAGGTAGattttaaacagtattttaaGAGTCTATGACATAGCATTAATCACTcagctgagtctgactctttttgatcccatgggctgtagctcaccaggctccacggtccatgagattctccaggcaagaatactggagtgggttgccttttcctactccaggggatcttcctgacccaggggtcaaacctgagtctcctgcgtctcctgcatggataggcggattctttaccactgcgccacatGGGAAGCAGAGGTAGATTTTAAGAGCCTATGACATAggtttttctaatttattctctGACAATATGTTACTATAGGTGGGGAGATTTCCTCTTAATCCTGATTTTCTTAGCACGCTTTTCTAGTTTTGTCTCTTCCATCTTCACAGATTGAGTAACGGAAAAGAGAGATTACAGTACAtatatttctctccttttcctctacCTCCTCAAAGATCTTTAAATAGGTATTTCCCACTACCCTAATATTATCCTTCTGCATTCAGAGAATGAGCCAAGAACTTACCTGAAGAAACACTTAAAAGTGGGCATATCAACAGTGCTTATAGAAAGTAAAGATGGGCTTACTGCCTCAGGCTTAATTCTGTTGACAGCAAATAGCATGACATGACAGGACAGAAAAGCGAAGTCACTGAGGAGGTCAGAGGAACTGAATCTTGGAGGCATGATCACCACATACTTTATCAGTGGACCAACATGGAAGGAGATGGGCCCTGCTGCCTACCATCTCTACTGAATAAAGAATAATACTTCTTTATTGAGGTAataaagtggagaaataacttatTTGCAATGTAAGAGCATAACCTTTCAAATATATACCACAAGGATGACCCTGTATATTAAAGCTTTTCTTGTGGAATTCCATTTCTCTATATAAGCACACTTTAGGTAACAGTATTTAACTTGAAATTCATCAAATGGAGCATACTGCTATACCAGGCATAAAGTATAACTCCaagattttctgtttatattGACTCTCACAATTAAAGTAGTTTATCCATGGTGCCTCCCCAATTCACAAGACCAAAGACCACCAAACACAGGGTGGACTCTACTTATTACTCCTtgactgggaaagactgacaagGGTGTGTGCTTTAAATGCTGCTATGCCTGAAAATATGAACCTTTAACTTACCTATGGAATTGATGTCTTTAAAAATAGGATGATGGCATTTGATCTATCATATACATATAGGAATCTGGAGAATGGCTGTGACAAGTAGGTTCTGACTGGGTGGAAGTGTGAATTTTCCAGTGTTTGAGGAACACTGAAAAAGGAATAGCTACTCTTCAATATAGAAATTATTTGTATTCTCACAACATCCTGAACACAGACTACCTCTTCACTTCTTGACTCAGCCAAACTGTGACACTCTAGgtggtttcctttatttttagccTTAacagagatattttattttaactgcAGCAATCTTCAGCCCAGATATTTGGGAAATATTTGCAGGATCCACAGGTCTGAATAATGGGAGGTCAAAGTTAGGCTCACCTTATTCCTGATTATTTTTTTGTAATTCCCTATCTTGATTGCCAGGGCCCAAGTTTGCTGGTTTTTAAAGCACAGATCAattcatctgattttttttttttggaggagggGAGTAGTATACTAAGTActgtagagtgaaaaaaaaaaaacagattctaCTGTTAATTAATTGTACACTGATGAATtccttttaaaagtcaaaataaaattaaccagTAATGTTGAATGATGTGAGATGAAAACTTAGTTTTTTTGCCTTGATGAGGAGCAAGACTGATTTACCACTTAGCTTCTCATGAATTCCTTCATCTTACTGAACAATTGTGAGAGTTCACAACTGATACAGCACACTTGATATAGTCAGTCCTATTTGCTGTCAGCAAAGTGGGTCAAATCCAGGAAATTTCCATCTTTGTTTCAGAGCGGCACATAAGAGGAAATCACAGCACTTGTCGCTTatatggagatcagtcctgggtgttcattggtaagactgattttgaagctgaaactccaatactttggccatgtaattcaaagagctgactcactggaaaagactctgatgctgggaaagattgagggcaggagaaggggatgacagaggatgagacggttggatagcatcaccaattcaatggacatgggtttgggtggactccaggagttggtgatggacagggaggcccggcatgctgtggttcagggggtcgcaaagagtcggacacaactgagcaactgaactgaactgaaccagatttTCCATGGTTGTAAACTGTTGATCTTGGGCTTATAATCATATCTAGTAGAATAGTCCCTTATAGCTTTCAGGGAAAGCCACATGACAGTCTGTCACCAACTACAGGATTAGAAAATGGAAGCTGAAATaaggaatcagttcagtcactcagtcatatctgactcttcaaccccatggactgcagcatgccaggcttccctgtccatcaccaactcccggagcctgctcagactcatgtccatcgagttggtgatgccatctaaccatctcatcctctgtcgtacccttctcctgctttcaatctttcccagcatcaaggtcttttctgatgagtcagttcttcacatcaggtggccaaagtattggagtttcagcttcagcatcagtccttctaatgaatattcagaactgatctcctttaggatggactggtgggatctccttgtagtccaagggactctcaagagtcttcgccaacaccacacttcaaaagcatcaattctttggtgctcagctttctttatagtccaactctcacatccacacatgactactagaaaaaccatagctttgactatatggacctttatcagcaaagtaatgtctctgctttttaatatgctgtctaggttgaccatagtttttcttccaaggagcaagcatcttttaatttcatagctgcagtcaccatctgcagtgattttggagcccaagaaaagaaagtctgacactgtttccattgtttctccatctatttgccatggaatgatgggatggatgccatgatcatagttttttgaatgttgagttttaagccaagtttttcactctcctctgtcactttcatcaagaggctctttagttcctctttctgccagaaggatggtgtcatctgcatatctgaggttattgatatttctcccagcaatcttgattccagcttgtgtttcatccagcccggcatttcgcatgatggactctgcatataagttaaataagcagggtgacaatatacagtcttgacatactcctttcccaatttggaaccaatctgttgttccatgtctggttctaactgttgcttcttgacctgtatacagatttctcaggaggcaggtcaggtggtctggtatttccacctcttgaagaattttccactgtttgttgtgatctacataaaggctttggcataatcaataaagcagtagatgtttttctggaactcgcctgctttttctatgacccaatggatgttggcaatttgataatAAGGAATGACTTATTTGATAGTAAGGAATGATAATAAGGAAATAAGGAATGACTGGCcccaaagaggaaaaatgaagtCACTCTGCCAGAGTACCTCACTTAAGCAGGATTCAGTGGATAATTATTAAACAGTTATTGGTTGGTTTCCTTTTTGGAATTAGCAGGCCAGAACCATCTGTAGGGGAAGTAGCTTAGAATTTTTGATTGGTCTATAGAGGTGGCAAATTATCAGGACATGATGGGGCTTTTTGAAGGTAAAATCTTCCCTGGTTATTTAAAGGAGGGGCTTTTTAATCTTCTCAGAAATCTGTATCCCAGAAAATAAAACCGTTCTTGGGACTTAATGCAAGGTTGTTTTAAATGAATAGGAAAATTTCACATAAAGCTAAGACAGAAATTAGCTtggagtggggaagggagggcagTGGAAAGAGGCTGATCCGAACTAAAGGTTAGAAAGCCAGAAAGACCAATGTAAAAAGTCTTAGGGACAGAGATTCAATTAATGATGTGTGTGGGGCGAGGAGTGGTGAAAAAGACCGGGAAAAAGAACCCCGAGGAAAGAGTGTGATTTGGGGCAAAAAGGGGATGTTCGTCGATCTCTCTTACCGCCCGGATCTGAAgttccaccaccacctccaaagGCATAGCTCCCTACGTGGGTGAAAGGGCAGGAATGAAAAGATCCTTTCGTGCTAAGCCTTGGAGCGATTTTCTCAGTTTAACTCAATCCCTGGAGCAAATGTTCCCAGCGGTTTCCACAGACCCCCACCCCCTTGTAACCCCATCagtcccccgccccccagcccaggTCCCTCCCACCAGGACGGGTCTCACACGGCAGGAGCTGGAGCCAAGGCTTCCAGAAGGCAGAAGCATCGCGTTGCCATGAACACTCAAACTTGCACCCTTCCACCCTGGAATGCTCCAGAGGTCCCTGCGCAGGCGCGTGAGCCTCCAGCGCTCTGCTTGGAAGTCCGCGTCCCAACATCAGCTTCCCAGACTGCACGCTGGCGGGAGGGCATGTTCTGTGTACTGCTCCGTCGCCTGATCAAGAGATGCCAAGAGTCCTAGTTTCCTTTCCGCCACTCTTTCATCAACTCTTTAGGGCCCCAATCACTAGGTTAAAATATTTACAGTGCCCATTCTAAAAGTGTAATGTGATCATAGTTCCCTTATGATTTAAAGTGCTGCCTGTTTTTAGTAGctacacgactgagcgtcttcactttcacttttcacttgcatgcattggagaaggaaatggcaacccattccagtattcttgcttggagaatcccagggacgggggagcctggtaggcttacgtctatggggtcgcacagagtcggacacgactgaagcgacttagaagcagcagcagcagcatgaccccCAAGCCCTGGAAATTCTGTAACAATTCCAATTAATATAGatggagcttcccttgtggctcagtggtaaagaatctacctgcaatgcaagagaggcaagagacaccggttcgatccctaggttagaactatcccctggcaaaggaaatagaaacccactccaatattcttgcctagagaatcccaccgacagaggagcctggtgggctacagttcatggggtcgcaaagagtctaacacagcTAAGCACAGCATACAGCACAGCAGAGGTACTCTCCTGTTTATGAAATGTTACCTCCTCATGTTTGGTTCAGAAAACATGGCCACCCACTGTCAATAAGAAATGAAACCCATATTAACTGAAAATGCAAGGGCAATTCTTAGAGAAGTTTAAAAGTTAGGTATCCTGTTTTAGTcacaatagaaatatttttcagtctCTCTGCTGGGGTTTAGTTAACTTAAAGCAAGCACTGAATTACATTATCTCCCAATCAGTAGTTACCATAGTTGCCAAAGCCAGGGTTACACTGTAAAAACCATCAAAGGTAGAAGGCAAAGCAAAGTTCTTAACCAGAagagaaaaaagcatttttttcctattcactgtatttaagacaaaaaagaaggaaaagaggagggaGTGGCTGCCTCTagccaatcaaaaaaaaaaaaaatctgggaggGTCAATGCTCTCtctaaaaagcaaacaacaaaatgTATTGGAATTAGTCATTTATTACTAATATTTTACATTAGAGATTTATACAAATAGTAGAAATTTGAGTGTATAAAGATAACCTCAGACAAGAATTCAGTATTCATTTTGGTAACCAGACTGCCTTTCCCTAGGGAAAAGCTCATGATGCTGAAAGAAGATGTATTGTGTCCGTACCCAGTCCTCAGTGATCTGTCTGTCTGCATACGGAGAGGCACACCAGTGGGCACTCAGTATCTACAGCACTGATTTGTCAGCTCACAACAGCTCGCTAGCACCCTCACTAATGCACTTATACAAAGGGACAGGACCTGCCCTGACCCTCACAAGTACATCATCAACACCAATGCTAAGAGAGCAAAGAGACTGACAAACAAAACCTGAATATTAAATACATACATGGCTAGACATAATAGAAGGGAGGAATCAATCTTTCTTGAGAACCTGCAAAATGCTAGGGTTGTGTATGGTAATTAAATTCACCCCCACAATAACTTTTTGGAGCAGGTATTATCCTTATTTACAGATGCAGAATCTGAGGCCAGACAGCCATTTGTCCAACATCACACAGTTGAAGGGAAGGAGGCACCCTTGAACCCAGGCATGCCCTACCATGTCACTGCCCTTGCAATAATCTATTGATCCCGAAACACAATGTCCCATTCTATGCTCTTCCTAGCCCTTAACTGGACTCTTCTTGCTCAACTGAACTCTCCTTGATAAAACTGAAACCTCCTTGCTTGGCTCCTAAGACACAGCCCTTTTCTGGTTTCCCTCCAACTCTGTGGCCATTTTTCCTCTGTCTCTATTCATCCTTCTCCCCCTGGCTAAACAGGTTCTTTCTTTACCTCACTCTGTCTTCTTTACCAATGGTATCATCTGATGTAGCTATGGATTACCAAATGTACACAGATTTATATATCCCACCCAAGCTTCTCTTATGTTCTCCCAGACAAAGTGGAATctgttacatatatatgtgtgtgtaatacaTATCACACATATTACATGTAACACatattacatacatatgtatgtatgtatgtatgtatatatatatatgtatgtttttgtttctcagttgctaagttgtctccaactcctttgcaaccccatggactacagcacactaggctaccctgtccttcacaatcttttggagtttgctcttcctttttgtgtgtgtatgtgtatatataaggaaatggcaacccactccagtattcttgcctggagaatctcatggacagaggagcctggcaggctatagtccagagggtctcaagagttggacacaatttatcAACTaaaccactgtgtgtgtgtgtgtgtgtgtgtgttctcttttTGGCAACTGCACCAACAGCAGTTTTCATTTGTTCCTGTGATTGTTGATTACTATTTGTCTCTGTGAACTGTCAGCTCTCCATGGCTAAGAGTTTATATCCTAAATACCtaacatagtagatgctcaataatgATCCTGGTCAGATGTTAAGTACAGAGATGGTCAAGCCAGTCTATAGGGTTGAAAGTACATGCATAACAGGAGGGCCCACCACTACAGTGCAAACTAAATACGCAAAATGGGAAAGGACCGAGCACAGCTTCTTGTGCTAATCTGCAACAGGGGTATTTAATGAACTGACAGGAAATATTTATACTCTGTTCATTTTCCCCACCACAGTTACTTGAGGCACTCAGCTGCCAGAGAGATGTGTAAGTTGCTACATACACAATGCCTCTGGCACA
Encoded proteins:
- the PLPP6 gene encoding polyisoprenoid diphosphate/phosphate phosphohydrolase PLPP6, with translation MQSPRRNAEGRPLGTCDPSSSGSPAHGGGSRFEFQSLLSSRVPGADPISARLRSSESPVHRRGSFPLAGAGSPQTLPPQLPEEDRIDLNPSFLGIALRSLLAIDLWLSKKLGVCAGESSSWGSMRPLMKLLEISGHGIPWLLGTLYCLSRSDSWAGREVLMNLLFALLLDLLLVSLIKGLVRRRRPAHNQMDMFFTVSVDKYSFPSGHTTRAALVSRFILNHLVLAIPLRVLVVLWAFILGLSRVMLGRHNVTDVAFGFFLGYMQYSIVDYCWLSPHTAPVLFLLWNQP